CCTGGTCGAAGACCCGACCTGCTCCCATGGCGTTGTGGCCGACCTCGCTGTTGCCCATGTCCGCGTCCGAGGGCATGCCCACGGAGCGTCCGTGCGCGGCCAGGCGACAGGCGAGCGTATGCTCCGCAAGGAAGTCGAGGTTAGGAGTGCGTGCCAGCCAGACGGCATCGGATTCATCGTGGGCGCCGCAACCCACGCCGTCCATGACGCACACCAGCACGGGACCCGGCGAGCCGATCAGGTTCGGGTGCTTCTTCAGGCTCCAGTCGGTCACCGATCCTGCCTACCCCGGGGGCATCGGGAAGGCAAACTGATTGGCCGTTCGAGCAGCGCAAGCCCATTGGCTTTCCGGCGCGTCTCGGGCACCATCCCGGCCGTGTTCCGAAAGATCTTGGTCGCCAATCGAGGCGAAATTGCCGTCCGAATCATCCGCACACTGCGGGAAATGGGGATCGGCTCGGTTGCCGTCTACAGCGACGCGGACCGAACGGCGCTGCACGTGCGTCACGCAGACGAGGCCGTGAACATCGGTCCCGCTCCCAGCCGCGACAGCTACCTCGACATCGATCGTGTGCTCGACGCCTGCCGCCGCACAGCCGCTGAGGCGGTGCACCCCGGGTATGGCTTCCTGAGTGAAAACGGGGACTTTGCCGAGGCCTGCGCTTCTGCGAAGATCACGTTCATAGGGCCGGGGCCTGCGGCCATGCGTGCGATGGGCAATAAGACGACCGCCAGACAGACCGTGCAGCGCGCAGGCGTGGCCGTGGTGCCGGGGTCGTGCGCGGGGTCGGACGCGGAGCTGGCTCGGGCCGCGCACGAGATCGGTTGGCCCGTGCTGCTCAAGGCCGCGGCGGGCGGCGGAGGCAAAGGCATGCGTCTGGTGCAGACGGCCGAGGGCTTCGCGGACGCCCTGCAGCGCGCCCGCAGTGAGGCGAAAAACGCCTTTGGCGACGACACGCTGTACCTCGAGCGCGCGCTCACACGCCCCAGGCACGTGGAAGTTCAAGTGCTGTGCGACAGCCAGGGAACCCGGCTGCATCTCTTCGAACGGGATTGCTCCATCCAGCGGCGACACCAAAAGGTCATCGAGGAGTCGCCCAGTCCCGCAGTCGATGCCGAGCTGGTGGCGAAGATGGGTGAAGTGGCGCTGCGCGTTGCCCGAGCGGTCGACTACGTTTCGGCCGGTACGGTCGAGTTCTTGCTGGATACAGACGGAAGTTTCTACTTCCTGGAGATGAACACGCGGCTGCAGGTGGAGCACCCTGTCACCGAGCTTCGTCTCGGGGTCGATCTCGTGCGCGAGCAGGTGCGCGTAGCGGCCGGGCAGCCGCTTGGGCTGCGGCAGGAACAGCTTGAGCCCCGCGGACACGCCATCGAATGCCGAATCTGTGCCGAAGACCCGACCCTGGATTTCCTTCCGAGCCCGGGCACGATCCACAGCCTGCAGACGCCTGGGGGCCCGGGCGTCCGAGACGACAGCGGCGCCTACGCTGGTGCGACCATCACGAGCCACTACGATCCCCTGGTCTCGAAGCTCTGCGTATGCGCGCCCGATCGACCGCAGGCGGTGGCCCGCATGAGCAGGGCCCTGGCTGAGTACGTGCTGAGCGGCATTCAGACCAACCTCGGGTTCCACCAGCGGGTCATGCGCCAGCCCGATTTCGTCGCTGGACGCTACGACACGGGGTTCATCGAGCAACACGCCGACGAGCTGCTGCGGGCGGACGATCTCCGCGCCATGTCGGATGCGCTGGCGGTGGGCGCTGCTGTGGCTGTGGCCGAGCGGCACGCGCCGGGCCGCAGCCAAGGCCGGGGCTCGAGCTCCATATCAGCCTGGAGACGCAGCGGACGCCACCCATGGGGTAGCGTCTAGCACTAGTCTTCGTTGGCTTCTGGAGGCTCGCTCATCGCGGTGGGAAACGGTGCAGGCTCCGCCTCGGAATCGCTTGCGTCGTCGCGCTCGGTATGCCGAGCAAACTGAGCCCGAGATCCTGTCTCGACGAAGGGCCCACCGGCGTCTTCGTCTACGTCGGCGTTCAGGGCGTCCTGCACGACGTATCCGCCCGAAGTCGCGGCCACAAGAACCTGTTGTGCAAGAAGCTCCGCCAAGTCGTCCGAGACACCCGCGTCATCGGAGGCGGCGGCTGGGCCATCGCGCGGATCCGCAAGAAAGGCGCCGGCTACACGTTCGCGACGCTGCTCCGCTTTGCGTGCAACGAGTTGTTTGAACCTTCGGGTGGACGGTTGCATGAGCCGCTTCCTCAGGAGGCTCCGCTCCTTAGCAGACAAAGATGACAATGCTAAGTCCACA
The DNA window shown above is from Pseudomonadota bacterium and carries:
- a CDS encoding acetyl-CoA carboxylase biotin carboxylase subunit, whose amino-acid sequence is MAFRRVSGTIPAVFRKILVANRGEIAVRIIRTLREMGIGSVAVYSDADRTALHVRHADEAVNIGPAPSRDSYLDIDRVLDACRRTAAEAVHPGYGFLSENGDFAEACASAKITFIGPGPAAMRAMGNKTTARQTVQRAGVAVVPGSCAGSDAELARAAHEIGWPVLLKAAAGGGGKGMRLVQTAEGFADALQRARSEAKNAFGDDTLYLERALTRPRHVEVQVLCDSQGTRLHLFERDCSIQRRHQKVIEESPSPAVDAELVAKMGEVALRVARAVDYVSAGTVEFLLDTDGSFYFLEMNTRLQVEHPVTELRLGVDLVREQVRVAAGQPLGLRQEQLEPRGHAIECRICAEDPTLDFLPSPGTIHSLQTPGGPGVRDDSGAYAGATITSHYDPLVSKLCVCAPDRPQAVARMSRALAEYVLSGIQTNLGFHQRVMRQPDFVAGRYDTGFIEQHADELLRADDLRAMSDALAVGAAVAVAERHAPGRSQGRGSSSISAWRRSGRHPWGSV
- a CDS encoding 2,3-bisphosphoglycerate-independent phosphoglycerate mutase, whose translation is MDGVGCGAHDESDAVWLARTPNLDFLAEHTLACRLAAHGRSVGMPSDADMGNSEVGHNAMGAGRVFDQ